From Streptomyces asiaticus, one genomic window encodes:
- a CDS encoding lanthionine synthetase LanC family protein: MPKIIAGPLALLAIAARDGIFVSGHLNAIERICAWFDRWRQESAAGPWWPHLITRAQYRGEQPPAAQPSRPSWCYGTAGHARSQQLAALAVGDTPRQQAVESALAKALTNPEQLAATTDKSLCHGYAGMAHIAAQAAADALTQDLDVCIPQLLYEIGTDPDAVATSLTQTDGSDIGLLEGGAGVALALLTVATGAPLSGWDAFLLMN, encoded by the coding sequence ATGCCCAAGATAATCGCCGGTCCGCTCGCTCTGCTCGCCATCGCCGCCCGCGACGGCATCTTCGTGAGCGGCCACCTCAACGCGATCGAACGGATCTGTGCCTGGTTCGACCGCTGGAGGCAGGAGAGCGCGGCCGGTCCCTGGTGGCCCCACTTGATCACCCGCGCCCAGTACCGCGGCGAGCAGCCGCCCGCCGCCCAGCCGTCCAGGCCCTCCTGGTGCTACGGCACAGCGGGGCATGCCAGGTCGCAGCAACTCGCCGCCCTGGCGGTCGGCGACACTCCACGTCAGCAGGCAGTCGAAAGCGCGCTGGCAAAGGCACTCACCAATCCTGAGCAACTCGCCGCAACAACTGACAAGAGCCTGTGCCACGGGTACGCCGGCATGGCCCACATCGCCGCGCAGGCAGCCGCCGACGCGCTCACCCAGGACCTCGACGTCTGTATCCCCCAGCTCCTCTACGAGATCGGCACCGACCCGGACGCTGTGGCCACCTCCCTGACACAAACAGATGGCAGTGACATCGGGCTTCTGGAAGGGGGAGCCGGAGTCGCGCTGGCTCTCCTCACGGTCGCAACCGGTGCTCCGCTCTCCGGCTGGGACGCATTCCTCCTGATGAACTGA
- a CDS encoding ATP-binding protein: MSDTIQRFFDARPESIGRARAFTADALAEWGLTGRAEDVRLCVSELATNALVHGTAPGHGFLVKLDVDEEVVRLEVHDSRRQHPEARQAADTDLSGRGLTLVAALSDDWGVQNRTPFGKIVWSCFKATGETTV; the protein is encoded by the coding sequence ATGAGCGACACGATCCAGCGGTTCTTCGACGCCCGGCCCGAATCGATCGGCAGGGCACGGGCGTTCACCGCCGACGCCCTGGCTGAGTGGGGCCTGACAGGTCGCGCCGAGGACGTCCGGCTCTGCGTCTCCGAGCTCGCGACGAACGCCCTGGTCCACGGCACCGCCCCCGGACACGGCTTCCTGGTCAAACTCGACGTCGACGAGGAAGTCGTACGCCTGGAAGTGCACGACAGCCGCCGCCAGCACCCCGAGGCCCGCCAGGCCGCCGACACCGACCTTTCCGGACGCGGGCTGACACTTGTCGCCGCGCTGTCCGACGACTGGGGAGTTCAGAACCGCACCCCGTTCGGGAAGATCGTCTGGTCCTGCTTCAAGGCCACGGGAGAGACAACAGTATGA
- a CDS encoding cytochrome P450 has protein sequence MSCPALPEGFDLTDPDLHQHRVPLPELAQLRQTAPVCWIPQPHGVAGFDDDGYWAVTRHADVKEVSTRPEIFSSHANTAIIRFNEHIQRDQIDVQKLIMLNMDPPEHTRVRQIVQRGFTPRAIRALEDALRDRATRIVAGARESGSGDFVTDVACELPLQAIAELIGIPQQDRSKIFDWSNKMVAYDDPELAITEEIGAESAMELISYSMNLAADRKACPAEDIVSRLVAAEDEGNLGSDEFGFFVLLLAVAGNETTRNAISHGMHAFLTHPDQWELFKAERPATAADEIVRWATPVMSFQRTATQDTELGGQRVEAGQRVGVFYSSANNDPEVFDGPEVFDITRDPNPHLGFGGGGPHFCLGKSLAELEIRLIFNAIADTLPDIRLAGEPRRLRSAWLNGIKELRVTYT, from the coding sequence ATGTCCTGTCCAGCGCTCCCCGAAGGCTTTGACCTCACCGACCCCGACCTCCATCAGCATCGGGTGCCACTCCCGGAGCTCGCCCAGCTGCGGCAGACGGCCCCGGTGTGCTGGATCCCCCAGCCACACGGCGTGGCCGGCTTCGACGACGACGGCTACTGGGCCGTCACCCGCCATGCCGATGTCAAGGAGGTCTCCACCCGGCCGGAGATCTTCTCCTCCCACGCCAACACCGCGATCATCCGGTTCAACGAGCACATCCAGCGCGATCAGATCGACGTCCAGAAGCTGATCATGCTGAACATGGATCCGCCCGAGCACACCCGGGTCCGCCAGATCGTCCAGCGCGGCTTCACCCCGCGCGCCATCCGCGCCCTCGAGGACGCCCTGCGCGACCGCGCCACCCGCATCGTGGCCGGGGCCAGGGAGAGCGGCAGCGGGGACTTCGTCACCGATGTGGCCTGCGAACTGCCGCTTCAGGCGATCGCCGAGCTGATCGGCATCCCCCAGCAGGACCGGTCCAAGATCTTCGACTGGTCCAACAAGATGGTCGCGTACGACGATCCCGAACTGGCCATCACCGAGGAGATCGGCGCCGAGTCGGCCATGGAGCTGATCTCGTACTCCATGAACCTCGCCGCCGACCGCAAGGCGTGCCCGGCCGAGGACATCGTCAGCCGGCTGGTGGCCGCCGAGGACGAGGGCAATCTGGGCTCGGACGAGTTCGGCTTCTTCGTACTGCTGCTCGCCGTCGCCGGCAACGAGACCACGCGCAACGCCATCAGCCACGGGATGCACGCCTTCCTCACCCACCCCGACCAGTGGGAGCTGTTCAAGGCCGAGCGCCCCGCCACCGCCGCCGACGAGATCGTGCGCTGGGCCACCCCCGTGATGTCCTTCCAGCGCACCGCCACCCAGGACACCGAACTCGGCGGGCAGCGCGTCGAGGCGGGGCAGCGGGTCGGCGTGTTCTACTCGTCCGCCAACAACGACCCCGAGGTCTTCGACGGCCCCGAGGTCTTCGACATCACCCGCGACCCCAACCCCCACCTCGGCTTCGGCGGCGGCGGACCGCACTTCTGCCTCGGCAAGAGCCTGGCGGAGCTGGAGATCCGGCTGATTTTCAACGC
- a CDS encoding YdcF family protein produces the protein MSDNQQGITEDQWRQAKLIWDYHQMSHDVRPVDAAIGLGSHDLGVPAFCAELYRAGLFTTLVFTGGPNPTAPQRFPRGEAVHFREHAIELGVPAEAILLEPTARNTGQNLTLSRDVLAAAGIVPKTVLLASMPYMERRAFATARKVWPEVEVVCASAPLEFDDYLKTIGDDKHVVDQLVGDLQRVIEYPKLGFAIEQEVPEDVHAAYESLIRNGFTSRLIS, from the coding sequence GTGAGTGACAACCAGCAGGGCATCACCGAAGACCAGTGGCGGCAGGCCAAGCTGATCTGGGACTACCACCAGATGAGCCATGACGTGCGGCCGGTCGACGCCGCGATCGGCCTGGGCAGCCACGACCTCGGCGTCCCCGCTTTCTGTGCCGAGCTGTATCGAGCCGGGCTCTTCACGACCCTGGTCTTCACCGGCGGGCCCAACCCCACCGCCCCGCAACGGTTCCCCCGCGGCGAGGCCGTGCACTTCCGCGAGCACGCCATCGAGCTCGGCGTCCCCGCCGAAGCGATCCTGCTGGAGCCCACGGCCCGCAACACGGGCCAGAACCTCACCCTCTCCCGCGACGTCCTGGCCGCCGCCGGGATCGTCCCCAAGACCGTGCTGCTGGCCTCCATGCCCTATATGGAGCGACGCGCATTCGCCACCGCCCGCAAGGTGTGGCCCGAGGTCGAGGTGGTCTGTGCCTCGGCGCCACTGGAGTTCGACGACTACCTCAAGACGATCGGCGACGACAAGCACGTCGTCGACCAGCTCGTCGGCGACCTCCAGCGGGTCATCGAGTATCCGAAGCTCGGATTCGCCATCGAGCAGGAGGTCCCGGAGGACGTGCATGCAGCGTACGAATCCCTCATCCGCAACGGCTTCACCAGCCGCCTCATCTCCTGA
- a CDS encoding DUF397 domain-containing protein — protein sequence MNTHITASELAPEDAWYKSSYSGGSGNSCVEVAHVIAACGRIAVRDSKDPSGPALLFSPAGWSSFVGLVRSSKVGPDTT from the coding sequence ATCAATACTCACATAACAGCCTCTGAGCTGGCACCCGAAGACGCCTGGTACAAGTCGTCGTACAGCGGCGGCTCGGGCAATAGCTGCGTCGAGGTCGCCCATGTGATCGCTGCCTGCGGGCGGATCGCTGTGCGCGACTCAAAGGATCCGAGTGGCCCGGCCCTGCTGTTCAGCCCGGCCGGGTGGTCTTCATTCGTGGGACTCGTGCGTTCGAGCAAGGTCGGGCCGGACACGACCTGA
- a CDS encoding WbqC family protein, producing MCAIHQPNVFPRLTTLAKLFAADYWIVLDDVQFTRRDYQHRARLAALDDPARERWLSIPTHLPHGRPTLIRDALIDDPDRARRRTAGMLRQHFRPSPHWPALAEALDPVLDAFTTGKTAAVAAASTRVLLDLLGWRGQILTSSRLPSRPGRSQRLADLAAATGARAYLCGTGGMTYLDQAPFAARNIAVTPFRPPTTGIWPSGRRLSALWALAALGPQAVAARLQPLAADHTVLRAAAWPQPSPSSRKGGTYH from the coding sequence CTGTGCGCCATCCACCAGCCCAATGTGTTCCCGAGGTTGACCACGCTGGCCAAGCTGTTCGCGGCGGACTACTGGATCGTCCTGGACGACGTGCAGTTCACCCGCCGCGACTACCAGCACCGGGCCCGCCTCGCCGCCCTCGACGACCCGGCCCGCGAGCGGTGGCTTTCCATCCCCACCCACTTGCCCCACGGACGGCCCACCCTCATCCGGGACGCTCTGATCGACGACCCGGACCGGGCCCGACGACGGACCGCCGGGATGCTGCGGCAGCACTTCCGCCCCAGCCCTCACTGGCCCGCCCTCGCTGAGGCCCTGGACCCGGTGCTGGACGCCTTCACCACCGGCAAGACCGCCGCCGTCGCCGCCGCATCCACCCGCGTCCTGCTGGACCTGCTCGGCTGGCGGGGCCAGATCCTCACCAGCAGCCGACTGCCCTCCCGACCAGGCCGGTCTCAGCGGCTCGCCGACCTCGCCGCAGCGACCGGCGCCCGCGCGTATCTGTGCGGGACTGGCGGCATGACCTATCTCGACCAAGCCCCGTTCGCGGCCCGGAACATCGCCGTGACACCATTCCGGCCGCCGACAACCGGCATCTGGCCCTCCGGCCGCCGACTCAGTGCCCTGTGGGCCCTCGCAGCCCTCGGCCCGCAGGCCGTGGCCGCCCGCCTCCAGCCCCTCGCCGCCGACCACACCGTGCTGCGGGCCGCCGCCTGGCCTCAGCCGTCCCCCTCCTCGAGGAAGGGGGGGACGTACCACTGA
- a CDS encoding steroid 3-ketoacyl-CoA thiolase produces MAAEPVIVEAVRTPIGKRGGALANLHPAYLLGETYRELLARTGIQPDCVEQIVGGTVTHAGEQSMNPARTAWLTMGLPYETAATTVDCQCGSSQQANHMVANMVATGVIDIGIGCGVEAMSRVPLGSGSKHGPGKPFPEEWNVDLPNQFQAAERIARNRGLTRENVDALGLISQERAARAWAEERFKRETFAVQVPTTEEEQTAGEGMWRAVDRDEGLRDTSMEALAGLKPIMPTAVHTAGNSSQISDGACAVLWASKRMARALKLRPRARIVAQALVGTDPHFHLDGPIDATKAVLGKAGMTLKNIDLIEINEAFASVVLSWAQVFEQNLEKVNVNGGAIALGHPVGATGARLITTALHELERADKEFALITMCAGGALATGTIIQRL; encoded by the coding sequence ATGGCCGCCGAACCCGTCATCGTCGAAGCAGTCCGCACGCCCATCGGCAAGCGCGGAGGCGCGCTCGCCAACCTCCACCCCGCCTATCTGCTCGGCGAGACCTACCGCGAACTCCTCGCCCGCACCGGCATTCAGCCCGACTGCGTCGAGCAGATCGTCGGCGGCACGGTCACCCACGCCGGGGAGCAGTCGATGAACCCCGCACGCACGGCCTGGCTGACGATGGGGCTGCCGTACGAGACCGCGGCGACGACGGTGGACTGTCAGTGCGGCTCTTCGCAGCAAGCCAATCATATGGTGGCCAACATGGTCGCCACCGGTGTCATCGACATCGGCATAGGGTGCGGCGTCGAGGCCATGTCGCGGGTGCCGCTGGGCAGCGGCTCCAAACACGGCCCGGGCAAACCGTTCCCCGAGGAGTGGAACGTGGATCTGCCCAATCAGTTCCAGGCCGCCGAACGGATCGCCCGCAACCGCGGCCTGACCCGTGAGAACGTCGACGCCCTCGGGCTGATCTCCCAGGAACGGGCGGCGCGGGCCTGGGCCGAGGAGCGGTTCAAGCGCGAGACCTTCGCGGTGCAGGTGCCCACGACGGAGGAGGAGCAGACGGCCGGCGAGGGCATGTGGCGCGCCGTCGACCGGGACGAGGGGCTGCGCGACACCAGCATGGAGGCGCTGGCCGGACTCAAGCCCATCATGCCCACCGCCGTGCACACGGCGGGCAACTCCTCCCAGATCTCCGACGGCGCCTGCGCGGTCCTGTGGGCCTCCAAACGCATGGCCCGCGCCCTCAAACTCCGCCCCCGCGCCCGCATCGTGGCCCAGGCCCTGGTCGGCACCGATCCGCACTTCCACCTGGACGGGCCGATCGACGCCACGAAGGCGGTCCTGGGCAAGGCCGGGATGACCCTGAAGAACATCGACCTGATCGAGATCAACGAGGCGTTCGCCTCGGTGGTGCTCTCCTGGGCGCAGGTCTTCGAGCAGAACCTGGAGAAGGTGAACGTGAACGGCGGCGCGATCGCCCTGGGGCACCCCGTGGGGGCCACGGGGGCCCGTCTGATCACGACGGCGCTGCATGAACTGGAGCGCGCGGACAAGGAGTTCGCGCTGATCACGATGTGCGCGGGCGGGGCGCTGGCCACGGGCACGATCATTCAGCGGCTGTAG
- a CDS encoding DUF6262 family protein, with the protein MTAKRTPADVLREARKQDSLAKRTRVLAVVDEMKAKGEPITFLGVAKAAGVSNWLVYAEGVREHIEAARKSQAGKEKLERKAGAAASAASIATDLELARSELRTLREERDRLKAAVQRSLGQQVGQTTQTELVARIDELTTANQNLASKLSRTETDRDRLQNQLTEAQDDLIAARQALRNMMRDQNRAHD; encoded by the coding sequence GTGACCGCCAAGCGCACCCCCGCCGACGTGCTCCGCGAAGCCAGGAAACAAGACAGCCTGGCCAAACGGACCAGGGTCCTCGCGGTCGTGGACGAGATGAAGGCCAAGGGCGAGCCGATCACCTTCCTCGGCGTCGCCAAGGCCGCCGGGGTGTCGAACTGGCTCGTCTACGCCGAGGGCGTGCGCGAGCACATCGAGGCCGCCCGCAAGAGCCAAGCCGGCAAGGAGAAACTGGAGCGCAAGGCCGGTGCCGCCGCCAGCGCGGCGAGCATCGCCACCGACCTGGAACTTGCCCGCAGCGAGCTCCGGACCCTGCGGGAAGAGAGAGACCGGCTCAAGGCAGCAGTCCAGCGCAGCCTCGGCCAGCAGGTCGGACAGACCACCCAAACGGAGCTCGTCGCCCGGATCGACGAACTCACGACGGCCAACCAGAATCTCGCCAGCAAGCTTTCCCGCACCGAAACCGACCGCGACAGGCTGCAGAACCAGCTCACCGAGGCCCAGGACGACCTCATCGCCGCCCGGCAGGCCCTGCGCAACATGATGCGCGATCAGAACCGAGCGCACGACTGA
- a CDS encoding tyrosine-type recombinase/integrase yields the protein MTVAVFPAQRQPDHRPEDTDLAGAWAEWLRGELNANWRPSEWNAEVLLFVGDPDSPHTAVSVCPVTGCGTVVTSPGYCKPCRDAYRDSGLAKEEYEATYTREFRRVAAHRPLASCAVSSCPRNAFSLGLCQVHYRGWAKAKKRPGADKAAWVARQQPLAAAEPCRVPGCSREKAQNNGLCRTHHRKWRLEANPADLAGDEAAAAERWAERQSPFLAAHMFSLAPLSPLARLEMLYVLQQRDARGQTLSPQAVRGAVDLLAELPSIALAGESLPDPAQAGNTGTVSFLRGLRWEIVTGFDRFRGVDPAQTLVWDLRSVSQQFPSLKKTESALRNPSSLDFGQIRQGWLRELVMHWARTTNPDSKELREHHWACVIASRALQLRSGGGEDPGKLQFSDVTAVVDAFRTARGRQGDVYSSTTQIKRAAQFFNLLDFGRREGILDGLSPRFVRHPNHHTIKKVDENDEEIGKALPDVVIRQLDENIHLLGQGIPYGDLPAEAVSAMLRTAYVVLRDTGRRPAEIAGLDLNCLEFDKGEYQLVWHNMKGRRRRRRLPVHQQTADAIKDWQEIRARWDLPVNSAGHLFPAITNRHRHLDTGNLARYIRAWADSIPVLDSEELGRDGTPLPFDRDKVFPYAFRHTFCQRYADAGVPLHVLQALMDHRSANTTAAYYQVSKKMKREAVDTLRVLTVDRQGDSAPMGSATAYEMRSVAVLWGNCVEPSNVKAGGNACPIRFQCAGCGSYRPDPSHLPAIEDQVRSLKANLEAARAMGAADYTIKGMEGEIADYQNVIKKMKAKMESMSDEERHEVEEASKVLRRLRAGSTGSGPVALPMPTIRPADEASA from the coding sequence GTGACCGTCGCCGTCTTTCCGGCTCAGCGGCAGCCGGATCACCGCCCGGAGGACACTGACCTTGCCGGAGCCTGGGCCGAGTGGCTGCGTGGAGAGCTCAACGCCAACTGGCGCCCGAGTGAATGGAACGCGGAAGTGCTGCTGTTCGTCGGTGACCCGGACAGTCCGCACACCGCTGTTTCGGTCTGCCCGGTCACCGGGTGCGGGACCGTGGTCACGTCGCCGGGCTACTGCAAACCTTGCCGGGACGCCTACCGCGACAGCGGCCTGGCCAAGGAGGAGTACGAGGCCACCTACACGCGGGAGTTCCGACGCGTCGCCGCACATCGACCTCTTGCCTCCTGCGCGGTGTCCTCCTGTCCCAGGAACGCTTTCTCCCTGGGGCTCTGCCAGGTTCACTACCGTGGGTGGGCGAAGGCCAAGAAGCGGCCCGGTGCCGACAAGGCGGCGTGGGTGGCGCGTCAGCAGCCGTTGGCTGCCGCAGAGCCGTGCCGGGTGCCGGGGTGTTCAAGGGAGAAGGCCCAGAACAACGGCCTGTGTCGCACACATCATCGGAAGTGGCGGCTTGAGGCGAACCCGGCCGACCTCGCTGGAGACGAAGCGGCGGCTGCTGAGCGGTGGGCCGAGCGGCAGTCGCCGTTTCTGGCTGCTCACATGTTCTCGCTCGCTCCACTGTCGCCGCTCGCGCGGCTGGAAATGCTCTATGTTCTCCAGCAGCGTGACGCACGCGGGCAGACGCTCTCCCCCCAAGCGGTACGGGGCGCCGTCGACTTGCTCGCCGAGCTGCCGAGCATCGCCCTGGCAGGTGAGTCGCTGCCGGATCCTGCCCAGGCGGGGAACACCGGGACCGTCAGTTTCCTGCGGGGGCTGCGGTGGGAGATCGTCACGGGCTTCGACCGGTTCCGGGGTGTCGATCCGGCACAGACGCTGGTCTGGGACCTGCGGAGCGTCAGCCAGCAGTTTCCTTCTCTCAAGAAGACCGAGAGCGCGCTTCGCAATCCCAGTTCTCTCGACTTCGGTCAGATCCGGCAGGGATGGCTGCGGGAACTCGTGATGCACTGGGCCCGGACCACGAACCCCGACAGCAAGGAGCTGCGCGAACACCACTGGGCGTGCGTGATCGCCTCACGGGCCCTTCAGCTGCGCTCTGGAGGCGGCGAAGATCCGGGGAAGCTCCAGTTCTCGGACGTGACCGCCGTCGTTGACGCGTTCCGGACCGCCCGGGGCAGACAAGGCGACGTCTACTCCTCGACCACCCAGATCAAGAGGGCCGCCCAGTTCTTCAACCTCCTGGACTTCGGGCGCCGCGAGGGAATACTGGACGGCCTGTCTCCCCGCTTTGTCCGTCACCCGAACCACCACACGATCAAGAAGGTCGACGAGAACGACGAAGAGATCGGCAAGGCCCTCCCCGATGTGGTGATCCGCCAACTTGATGAAAATATTCATCTGTTGGGCCAGGGCATCCCCTACGGAGATCTACCCGCCGAGGCCGTCAGCGCAATGCTCCGCACGGCATACGTGGTGCTGCGGGACACCGGGCGGCGGCCCGCCGAGATCGCGGGCCTCGACCTGAACTGCCTGGAGTTCGACAAGGGCGAGTACCAGCTGGTCTGGCACAACATGAAAGGCCGACGACGGCGCCGACGCCTGCCGGTCCACCAGCAGACCGCCGACGCGATCAAGGACTGGCAGGAGATTCGGGCCCGGTGGGACCTGCCGGTCAACAGCGCGGGCCACCTCTTCCCCGCCATCACCAATCGCCACCGGCATCTCGACACCGGAAACCTCGCACGGTACATCCGAGCGTGGGCCGACTCGATCCCCGTCCTGGACTCGGAGGAACTGGGCCGTGACGGCACGCCGCTGCCGTTCGACCGGGACAAGGTCTTCCCCTACGCCTTCCGGCACACCTTCTGCCAGCGATACGCGGACGCCGGCGTCCCGTTGCATGTCCTGCAAGCCCTCATGGACCACAGATCGGCGAACACCACCGCCGCGTACTACCAGGTATCGAAGAAGATGAAGCGCGAGGCGGTGGACACGCTGAGAGTCCTCACGGTCGACCGGCAGGGCGACTCCGCACCCATGGGCTCAGCCACAGCCTACGAGATGCGATCGGTCGCCGTCCTCTGGGGCAACTGCGTCGAGCCGTCCAACGTGAAGGCCGGAGGCAATGCCTGCCCGATCCGCTTCCAGTGCGCAGGCTGCGGATCTTATCGCCCCGACCCGTCGCACCTTCCCGCCATCGAGGACCAGGTCCGAAGCCTGAAGGCCAACCTGGAAGCGGCCCGCGCGATGGGCGCCGCGGACTACACGATCAAGGGCATGGAGGGCGAGATCGCGGACTACCAGAACGTGATCAAGAAGATGAAGGCGAAGATGGAGTCCATGTCCGACGAGGAACGCCACGAGGTCGAAGAGGCCAGCAAGGTCCTGCGGCGTCTGCGCGCAGGATCCACCGGTTCCGGGCCTGTGGCCCTGCCCATGCCCACGATCCGCCCCGCCGACGAGGCCAGCGCGTGA
- a CDS encoding helix-turn-helix domain-containing protein encodes MATVHHWTGLEAKALRLALRLSVRAFAQHLGLAVATVSKWEGKLADTEPRPDTQAILDTALGRADASVHLRLETLLSEMTSAVTTARRRVTASGPRAWEYESWADDLDRVVVALSRQNFAFADSLLSRWLGRFKAPELDEKGLYLFARSTALLGDLKRDRGAVLGPLSAQHSYAGARAVFTQLDIPRRVAQLDLSLAVVTEMSGKLEIAARNYETLAVDDRLSRRDRARARLWVGTALSKDGDHDYATRVMQAATRDFEDLQEPDDWSVAHQKLALARRGAGDLTQALHFIDIARSSGTTESPMQRVRLDTAHGHILLSDTATRDDGLLVLDQAAKAAAQYGLVHQLRSIEGIKAMSEGPAGPRQR; translated from the coding sequence GTGGCGACCGTGCACCACTGGACCGGGCTGGAGGCCAAGGCCCTGCGGCTCGCCCTGCGACTGAGCGTGCGGGCCTTCGCCCAGCACCTCGGCCTGGCGGTGGCGACCGTCTCCAAGTGGGAGGGCAAGCTCGCCGACACCGAGCCCAGACCCGACACCCAGGCCATCCTCGACACCGCACTCGGCCGCGCTGACGCCTCCGTCCACCTGCGCCTCGAAACTCTCCTGTCCGAGATGACCAGCGCGGTGACCACCGCCCGGCGACGTGTCACCGCCTCCGGGCCCAGGGCCTGGGAGTACGAATCCTGGGCCGATGACCTGGACCGGGTCGTGGTCGCCCTGTCCCGGCAGAACTTCGCCTTCGCCGACAGCCTGCTCAGCCGCTGGCTCGGCCGCTTCAAGGCCCCCGAACTGGACGAGAAGGGCCTGTATCTGTTCGCCCGCTCGACCGCCCTGCTCGGCGACCTCAAACGCGACCGGGGCGCTGTGCTCGGACCGCTCTCGGCCCAGCACTCCTATGCCGGTGCCCGCGCGGTCTTCACCCAGCTCGACATCCCCCGCCGCGTCGCCCAGCTCGACCTGTCCCTCGCGGTGGTCACGGAGATGTCCGGGAAGCTGGAGATCGCTGCCCGCAACTACGAAACCCTCGCTGTCGACGACCGGCTCTCCCGCCGCGACCGCGCAAGGGCCCGGCTGTGGGTGGGGACCGCGCTGAGCAAGGACGGCGACCATGACTATGCGACCCGCGTCATGCAGGCCGCGACCCGGGACTTCGAAGACCTCCAGGAACCCGACGACTGGTCGGTGGCCCACCAGAAACTCGCCCTCGCCCGCCGCGGCGCCGGCGACCTCACCCAGGCCCTGCACTTCATCGACATCGCCCGCAGCAGCGGGACCACCGAATCACCGATGCAACGCGTGCGACTGGACACAGCCCATGGCCACATCCTGCTCTCCGACACAGCGACCCGGGATGATGGACTCCTCGTCCTCGACCAGGCCGCCAAGGCGGCCGCGCAGTACGGACTCGTGCACCAGCTGCGCAGTATCGAGGGCATCAAGGCCATGAGCGAGGGGCCGGCCGGGCCCCGGCAACGGTGA
- a CDS encoding tyrosine-type recombinase/integrase, translated as MTYGAISSLPQPFRSEKALSPVDGSPMWVVVDPDYQLHHHASAYLDSLRGAEDASVNTGRTYAGRIALYLCYCVDHGIDWAAPSMRQLAGFLNWLVDEPMPSRGRRASAEPKHRSKSTANAVVGTVFRFLRYCALLDDDPVSADLAAKLYEPKQLRYAPPGYDCGEEGQFSTVDVKTIKFKVVVPGYEYLTGEEIRKVLDCTVHARDRLLVALLAVTGIRIGEALGLRREDMHLLASSKVLGCSVAGPHIHVRRRQNANGALAKTRKPRWIPVGEDIGGLYADYQWERDRVREAADCDMVFVNLFAAPLGQPMKYPSTYELFQRLAKKAGFPTRPHMLRHSAITRWRREGKPDYLIMDMAGHVSRQSMDQYTHASDQEKRDAVNHVAALGEARS; from the coding sequence GTGACGTACGGAGCTATCAGCTCGCTACCTCAACCGTTCCGTTCCGAGAAGGCGCTCTCCCCCGTCGACGGCTCGCCCATGTGGGTCGTGGTGGACCCTGACTACCAGTTGCACCATCACGCGTCGGCGTACCTCGACTCGCTGCGCGGCGCCGAGGACGCCTCGGTGAACACCGGACGCACCTATGCCGGTCGCATCGCCCTGTACCTGTGCTACTGCGTGGATCACGGCATCGACTGGGCCGCCCCGTCGATGCGGCAGCTCGCCGGCTTTCTGAACTGGCTTGTGGACGAGCCGATGCCGTCCAGAGGGCGCCGGGCGAGCGCGGAACCGAAGCACCGGTCCAAGAGCACGGCCAACGCCGTCGTCGGTACGGTCTTCCGGTTCCTTCGGTACTGCGCGCTGCTCGACGATGACCCTGTGTCGGCCGACCTGGCCGCGAAGCTGTACGAGCCGAAGCAGCTGCGATACGCACCGCCCGGCTACGACTGCGGCGAAGAGGGCCAGTTCTCGACCGTCGATGTCAAGACGATCAAGTTCAAGGTCGTGGTCCCTGGCTACGAGTACCTGACGGGTGAGGAGATCAGGAAGGTGCTGGACTGCACCGTGCACGCCCGCGACCGTCTGCTAGTCGCGCTCTTGGCCGTCACTGGCATCCGTATCGGGGAGGCCTTGGGGCTGCGCCGCGAGGACATGCACCTGTTGGCCAGTTCCAAGGTGCTGGGCTGCTCGGTCGCCGGGCCGCACATCCATGTCCGGCGGCGTCAGAACGCCAACGGGGCCCTGGCCAAGACTCGCAAGCCTCGCTGGATCCCGGTCGGTGAGGACATCGGCGGTCTGTACGCCGACTACCAGTGGGAGCGGGACCGAGTGCGTGAAGCGGCGGACTGCGACATGGTGTTCGTCAACCTCTTCGCCGCCCCGCTCGGGCAGCCGATGAAGTACCCGAGCACCTACGAGTTGTTCCAGCGGCTGGCGAAGAAGGCAGGGTTCCCCACCCGCCCCCACATGCTGCGCCATTCCGCAATCACTCGCTGGCGCCGCGAGGGCAAGCCCGACTACCTGATCATGGATATGGCCGGGCATGTGTCGCGGCAGTCCATGGACCAGTACACCCACGCCAGCGACCAGGAGAAGCGCGACGCCGTGAACCACGTCGCCGCGCTCGGGGAGGCCCGGTCGTGA